In the genome of Peromyscus eremicus chromosome 1, PerEre_H2_v1, whole genome shotgun sequence, the window ttccaccgtgtgggtctgGGATCACACCTAGTTTgtcaggcttgcccacaggcacCTTTACTCACTTACAGTCCATCTTGCAGGACGGTGGGACtgtgggagggaaaaaaaggtgTAGAGTCTCCTTTAAGCCCAGGCTGGGGTCTTGGCTGGGACCCCAAAAGGTCCCCAGGAGTCCCGATTAGAAGGTTGCTTGAGCTGCAAGGACCTCATGGAGGCCTCCTAGCCATGGCGAGATGCACCTGAAGGCTCAGCATGGGCTCAGGACCTTGGCAGGGCggggtgaggagggagggccAGCAGCTTGCCATCCTGGGCCGACAGGAGCTTTTCAAGATCTCCAAGGTGCAGGCAAGGCAGTCAACCTTAGCTCAGGGCACAGCCAactctttctgctgcctctgctggCGAGTGACTGGGAAGACTTCCCCCATGTACCGCACAACGTGCTCCTCAGAAATGGACAGTGGTAACAGCCGCACAACACTccaggaagctttttttttttttttttttcagattttatttttattatttatcttgtcTTGGGGcctctctttgtagtcctggttATTCTGAAACtcatatgtaaaccaggctggcctgaactcagagatcctcctgcctctgcctcccaatttttaaagacttactgttttatgtgtatgagtttatgAGTGTTTGTCAGCGGGTATGTTGGCACCGTGTGCttgcaggagcccacagaggccaggaaaggttgtcagatcccatggaactggagttatagatggttgtgagccaccatgtaggtgttgggtcaggttctctgcaagagcagtaagtgctcataaccactggaccatctcttcagcccacctCTGACCCTGGCCCCGATGGCGTCTTTCAGATATTATCACCTTGGTTCTCAGTGGACAGATACTGAGACTTCAGGCCACTCACTCACCAACATGGAGCTCCAACAAGAGCCCCCCTTCAGACTTTTaattaagtatgtgtgtgtgtgtgtgtgtgtgtgtgtgtgtgtgtgtgtgtgtgtgtgtgttgggtatgCATGTGAGAGCAATGACCACAGGGACCAAAAGAGGGCATAggattctctggagctgaagttactggCGGAAGGGTTTGAGATCTCCTGACATTGGTTCTGGGAAACCAAAGATGGGTCCCCTCAAGAGCAGcaatcttgccaggtggtggtggcacacacctttaatcccagcactcgggaggcagagccaggcagatctctgtgagttcgaggccatcctgggctagagtgagttccaggacaagcaccaaaactacacagagaaaccctgtctcgaaaaaacaaaacaaaactagcaaTCTTGCCAACTCCGAATCTATGGGTCCTAGGGGTCTAATTCTGGTTGTCAGGCAAAGGCCTTTATCGGCTGACTGGCTGCGGAGCCATCTTCTaagatagttttgttttgtctttagatagggtctcactatgcagccctgggtgATTTGGAATtcacatagagatctgcctgcctctgtttctggaGTTTTGGGATGAAagatgtgagccatcatgcccagcactGTGAAATTCCACACCAAGGCTGAAAGACATTTCCTTACAGTTAAAGTGACCTCCTGAACTGTGTTCACTCAGCCAGTAATCCTGAGAGACCAAAGAAGTCAGGGATAGATTGGCTTTAGCCAGAGACCTAAGGGATgtgaatcccccagtgaggggctggggtatggctcagtggtagagcccctgcctagaatcccccagtgagggcctggaggtgtgactcagtggtagagcccctgcctagagtcccccagtgaggggctgggggtgtggctcagtggtagagcccctgccaagaatcccccagtgaggggctggggtgtggctcagtggtagaatgcatgTCTATCAGGCAGGAGGGTCTTTATAAATCCTCATTACCACAAAACAAAGTCATCCCCTTGATCTCGGGTGTCTTTGTAATTCAGAGCTGAGCTCTGCTGTTCCCTCCCCACCACACTATAGTGGATGAGGAACCCCAGCCCGAGTGTGTGGCAACATATTTGACCACTGGGGCCTCAGGAGCCACCCACAGGTGTGACGCTCATCCCTGGTCTCTGACCATGCTAGCAGGAAAGGGCCCAGCCCAGCCACAGTTCATCCTGTCCCACCTGGCTTTGCTCTGACTCTACATTCCCCTCGTGTGCCAATCCCTGTTCCTCAGCTTCCCTGCTGGTGATGTGGCTTCACAGTCAGGACCCAGCCCCAGCCAGTGGCCCTGGAGTGACTCGTAAAACAGGCACATCCTCAATAGTTCCTCTGGACAGTTACCTGCCTGTCTGGGGAGGGCAGTGCCACACACCCATCTGGCTGAGGCTTAATTAGCCCACATGCTGAGAGGTGGAGCCACCTGATGAGGTCACAGGCACGGCCCTGGGAAATGCCAGTTCCTGCTCTGCCCTCAGAGGGCAGGCTTGGGTGTGGGGAACAAAGGCCTGGGATCCCCGCAGGCCTGGGTGCTCCCCTTTGCCTGAGTCAACTTGGCATCTGCCCTTCATCTCCCCTGCCCCCGCAGCCTCACCCACACCCCCGCAAGCCTCCTCCTACCCCCTGGGATGCCAACATCAGTTGCTGGGATGCAGTTCAGAGGCCTGGCTCCCTAAGGAGGAAGTAGGTGGGGGCAGGTGGCATCCTCACCTAGCCAGAAATCCAGGACATGAAGGCCAGCCCTGGCTTTCCACAGCTTCCTTTATTGCTTTTTTGACTTCCGTATTCCTCACTAGACACCGGCGTGGGAGCTACCTACCTACTCCAGGACTACTCCAGGAAGCTGCTACCTGCCCGCCGCCCTTTTGGCTTCCAAAGTCACCAGGGTGCCTTCCATCCCAAATCCCGTTGGTCTTGAGCCCAGGCCTCACACCCTCATCGGGGCAGGCGGGATGTGGCTGCTGGTGTTTTCCATCCCAAACCCAAGTGACCTCTACACCCCTGAAATTAAAGGACTTAGGCCATCGGCCTTGGCTTCCCCCCATTGGTCCGGTCCCGGGGGTGATGCACCTCTCTACTGTGTCCTGATCCATGGGCCACCTGGGACGTCCCTGCGGCATTACTGGCCCCACGACTGGCCTGGGGATCATCCCGGGACGGGGACTTGGGCGGGCTGGGCGGCTTGAGTGCGCTAACGGCCCGGATGAGGCCCATGCGGCGGCGGATGGAATGGTCCAGGTTGACCGTGCAGCGTAGCAAACTCTGTGCCTCGGACACGGTGAAGGGGAAATCAGTGCCCAGAAAGCGCTCAAAAAGCTCGGGGTCGCCATCCAGGTCCAGCACATTCTGCaaggccttggtcatggtgtgcaGCTCGCGACTGTTGTCGCAGAAGACGTCCCAGAGGCGCGCGCGGCCCTCGGGCGCGCCCCCCGCCTGCTGCCGGTCCTCCAGGCATTGCAGCACCCAGCTGAGGCGACAAGGCCACTGGTTGGCGAGCACGACCCAAGCTACCGCGTGACGCGGGGTGGGTCCCACGCGGtccggctgctgctgctgctgctgttgcaaCAGGCGCACGGTGATGGGCACCGTGTTGACGATGCGCCGCATGGACACTACGTTGTCGGGCACGTACTCGTACAAGCAGTCGCGCTCGTCGTGCAGGCAGCAGAGCGCCTCCTGGATGCGCCGCGCCGCCTCCGCGTCCACGCGACCCTGCGCGCGCTCCCCGTCCGCCTGCGTCTCCACCGCCAGCAGCTGCGTACCCTCGCCGGCGGCCGAGCCCTGGCTCTGCGGCTGCAGCTTGATCGTCAGCTCCCGGAACAGCAGATCGTCGCGGCTGCGCACCGCGTCGTGCAGGAACTGCAACTTGGTGCGACGGCCCATGACCGGCACCGAGAAGGGCAGCGTGACCGTGCGGTTGAGGAACAGGTAGCCGTTGTCCGCCGTGCCCTTCATGTTGCCCGCGCTCTCCAGGCACGCGGCCAGGATGCTGGGGTCCACCACCAGGATGAAGATGAAGGGTGCGTGGCTGTCGGACAGCAGCGTGTTGATGGCGTTCAGCACGCCCACCACGCGCTCCGGGTAGCACGTGTCCAGCCCGGTGACCTCGAGGACCACGCGCAGCCGGCGCCGCTGGTAGATCTCCAGGAAGCACAGGAAGTCGGTGAGCAGCTCCACCTCCTTCTTCACCTCGCACATGAAGCCCAGCTGGCTGCCGAACTTCTCACGCGACACTAGGCGCTCGATCTTCTTGCGCTGGCTCACGAACAGGTGCTTGCCCACGGAGTACACGGCCATGAGCAGCCCCGAGCCCGACAGCGTGGTGGCCGCGCCGCCCAGCGCCTTGAGCACGCCACGACCCGTGTGGCCCGGCGCATGGCCCCCCAGCGACAGGTACAGCAGCCCCACGCCCAGGCACAGCGCGGCCAGCAGCGCCAGCAGCGCCAAGCACACACGGCGTCGGCAGTGCCACTCGCGTTGACAGAGGCCGTCGCGTGGGCCACCGGGCTTGTTGCCCAGCACCGAGTACACGCTGAAGGGCAGCGCGCCGTAGTGGTGGCGGATGCCCTCGCACAGCGTGGTCACCAGCCCCGCCCACAGCTTGTCGGTGCCCGCGTACTGCCAGGCGCTAAAGCGGATGAACAGGAAGCGCACGTTCCTGCGCCGCAGGTGCAGCTCGGTGATCACCGGCTGCAGAAACACCAGGAACCACAGCAGCTGCGGGACGCCCCAGCCGCGCACGCGCCGCGGCCGCCACTGCACGCGCTGCAGCTCCTCGCTCTCGCGCTGCGCGGCCTCCTGCTGCATCAgcgctgggggaggggagggaaggtgtCAGTGGAGATGGCCGGGAGGGGCTGGGCCCAGGTGCATGTAAGTGGAGGTGGGAGGCctgcagagagagactgggaggtCGAGGACAGGAGTAGGGACCTCCCTGGAGAGAGGTAGAAAGAGTTGGCAAGAGGGGGAGGCACCTTGGATGTCCTATCCATCCGTTCCCAATTCCAACCGGGAATGAATGataggtgaatgaatgaatgaaagaaccGAGTACAAgaatatggatggatggatgaacaaaTGAGTGAAACGCCTAGGTACAtgaagatgaatggatggataaatgaatggatgaaatGCCCAGGTAcaagatgaatgaatggattatgaatgaatgggtgagtgAAATGTGGGAAGAGGACAGGCCAGACAAGGAAGCAGGAACTCAGCCTGAGTCTGTCTCTGGCTGACTGGCCCTCCTCCGGGGAGCCTACCCTGATCAGGCTGGGTCAGGGACCCACTCTTGCTGTTACTGTCTCAGGCAGGGCAGGGCCCTGGCTGCTGTCTTGGTCATCCCTGGATCCCCCAAGCACCAAGGAGGTGCTGGCGGTATCTGAACAATGGGTGGTGAGTACTCTGGGACAGGATGTGAGCCCAGTGATGAGTGAGTGGGGACTGTCACCTCGCCCATGACCTAGCCCAGGGCTGGAACTCAGGAGCATCCTTTTCCGTATCCTGATCTTTTCTTTTGACTGCATCCTTGTCACAACACGGGGTGGCAGCGAACAGTCAGCTGACTGAGTGTGGCAAAGGCCGCCATGTCCAACCGCTGGCCAAGTGTCTGCTGGTGTCTTCAGTGTACCTCAGTGTGCTCGGGATCTTTGGggacccccccaccaccaccaccaccagagtgCGGGGCTTGCATCAGAAGCAGGAGTGTGGCCTGCAGCCTTAGTGAAGAACCCAGGCCTTCTCCTTAGGGTACCAGGGAGCAAGGGATGTTCTTGAGCAAGGGTGGGGAAGGACCAGAGGATGTGACTTGGAGAACAGAGAAGGGACCAGAgatccagtccccccccccccccgcctgcccTCGAAACACGCAGACACTCACTCATGATCTTGTCCAGCATCATGTGAAGACGGCAGCCGAAGGGAGCGTAGAAGCCCACGGTCACGGGGACAGGCACGTGACACAGAGTTTTCGCCAGACAACTGCAGTAGACATCGTCCTCCGTCAGAATGTCTGGAGGGGGCAAAGGGAAACCGAGTCAATGGCGCTGGTTGGGCGCCGCCCTCCCTCCTCCCGTGTGCCCTCCACGCCCGCAGCCAGCCCTGCTCTGCCTGCCACCAGCACTTTGGATCCTCCTGGATCCCCACGGTGACTCAGGTCAAAGCCCTCCGCGGAAGCGCATCCACGCAAGCGCATCCACGCAAGCGCATCCACGCCCCTGCTAGGATCTGACCCAGAGATTTGCAGAATCTGGCCTTGTGGGCCCTAAATCATTAGGCCTGCTCAGCCCTTTACATGCCCGTGGTTCTCCTAGGAAAATCTCGCGGGCCTTCCTTGGGGCACAAGGCCCTCGAGACGATGACACCCTCACACCCCCCAGAGCTCCGTACACTCCCCAGTTTCTCACAGGGATTTCGGAACCGTGGCGGCTTGTGAGCCACTTGTCCCCTCTCGTGACCAGACACTAGGGAGGGTAaagagactgacctaggcactggTCAATGCCCCTGCATCCAGTGACCACTTGGGACACAAGTTCCTCATCCCAGAAGGCCTTGTGCACAAGCACCACAGCGTCCCCTCTAGAGGGGGCTCCTGTCCTCCTGAGCGTTATTACTTCTTGGACCTAGAGTTAGGATGTCCAAAAGGTGGGGCCCACTCATGGAAGCTGACGTGGTGGGCTGCGGGGCTGCGGGGTGTGGCTGTGCCTGGTAGCAGAGCCAGGAAGAGCTTAGAATAAGGTGAGCTGAGGTGACAGTGGCCTGGGCGGACCCCAGCCATGCCTAATCAATGGGTGACCTCACCTTACTAAGCTGCTCTTTTTCTGAGTGTGAAATGGACTTCCCGGCCCCGGGGCGCCGTGGCAGGTCGTGCATGCCCAACCTTGCTGTGAGTTCTCACTCATTACCTGTTGCTCTACTTCAGACCGGGGTCCTGAAACAGCTGTGTCCCCCACCTTTGGGGCCGCCACCCCGAACCTGGCTCAGCGCCTCCCTCCTCCGGATGGACTCTGCGGCTGCCTCCTCCCAGCGGCCCCTTCTCTGAGCCTAGGTCTCACCTTGGCTGTCCCTGCAGCAGACCACCTCAGTGCCTAATATGACCCTGCCATCTGAGTGGTACCCTGACGAAGGCCCCGTTCCAAGCCCGGGGTCCCCTTTCCCGTCTCTTATTTCCCCTCAAAGTGATTGTCACCTAGTGATCCTATACCTCCTCACCGAGCTGTCTTCCTGTAGCCCGCTGTACCAGGTgaccgtgcccccccccccagcgctCTCCCATGCTCTCCCATGCTCTTCCTACCTCTTCTTTAACCCCCACTCTCCACCTGTGTCCCCCAGCACCATAGGCCAAAAAGCTGCCCCAGGTCCTcatcacacccccccccccgccccttgtCCTCCCTGGCCTTGTGGGCCAGTTGAGGTAGGGCTAAGAAAAGAGAAACCAGAAGCAGAGCACCAgcggagaggcagaggcagaggcacccAGCGAGCGCGGGCCTGCCCCAGAAGTCAGGGACCCCAACAGTTAGGGTAGAGACCAAGGGCTGGGGATGAGCGCTCTCCTGACAGGGACCACAGTGTGTGTGGACTGGGGACAGGCCCAAGGTGCCAGCCGGGGAGCAGAAGGCCCAGGCAGAAGCAAGGCGGATGGGGACGCAGCCCCAGAAAGAAGGCCTGGGCTCAGCACCGGCGCCGTAGGAGGTGAAGGAGCCGCAGGCTGGAGGCGCAGGCAGGGGCCGCGCCTCGGTGGGCTCGCTGGGCTCCAGGAGGGCGCCGGATGCAGAGGGCAGGGCTGGGCTGCTGCTGGCCGTGGCTGATACTGCTGTGGGTGATGAAGCGGCAGGCTGCGGGGCGCTGGCTGGTCCCATGCGGGCAGCGGCGACCGCAGGTGACCCCTTCTGGGCCCCGCGAACTGGACAGAGCCGCTGCCGCAGCGGactgggagggaggggtgggggttgtCGCTgttgctgctgccgctgccgctgcagAATGAGGGGCTGGGGACACCTGCGACAGCCGCTGCCACCCCGGTGGCTGTGATAAGCCTGCTGCCAGTGAGCCTTGGGGGGCAGCTGACAGGGCCCGAGGGCGTGAGTGGCCACTGGGTCCTGGTACCACTGACGACAGCAtcctggaaggaaggaagtgggggggACTGGGACTGGGTCCCGGTCCCCCTGGGGACACTGGCTTGAACCAGGTTGTGCTATTTGGTAAGGCTGGCCTGGAGCATCCATGGGAGCCCCAGAGGCCCCAGGAGTGAGAGGGGTACCAAGGACCCAGGTGATGTCAGGGACAGGACACACAGGGTCTGCGCTGTCCAGGGAGGACCAAGAGAGGACGATACCAGAGATTCATTCGTGCATCTTGGAACCCCAAATCCTGAGACTAAGTTCCTGCATCCCTCGGGGGTCCTTGCTGCAGCATCTTAGGGTGAGGATGGCTGAGCTGGTCGGAAGTGGCCGTGGAGAGGGGACAGGCTAAGGGCTCAGAAGGCAGGTGGGTCCTGAGCTATCAGACCCCGGGAGTCTGTGACACCTTTGACAGGAAGTCAatgcccctccccactccccttgGTCACTGTGGGAATCCGAGGCACTACCAGAGACCACTCAATGGGGGCCTCCACCCTCTACCCTGCCTCTCCCACCCTGTGGCTCCTCTGGAGGATGTCCCCCCACAGCCTGGAGATTTTCAGAAGGGATTTCCTGCTCCCACCCCAGTGAATGCTCCAACTTTTGGACTCTACAGGAGACAAGCGTGGTGGTTATCAGATTCCTGTGAGCCTGGGGTAGGAGGAGTGTTTGAGCCTAggaggtcaaggctagcctgggctacagagtgagaccctgtctcagcccttttctttctttcttttttttttttgttttttggtttgtcgagacagggtttctctgtgtagctttgcgcctttcctggaactcacttggtagcccaggctggcctggaactcacagagatccgcctggctctgcctcccgagtgctgggattaaaggcacgcgccaccaccgcccggcatgtctCAGCCCTTTTCAGTAAGACCAGTAtcactttgtaacccaggctagcctggaacttgcggcagtcctcctgcctcagcctggaaaatgctgggactacaggcatgtaccacaacaATTGGCTCTGTGGCTTTTCTCCCCGGAGGTTGTTTCTGCGGGTGCACATAAAttcagcacccccacccccacccacttctCCTGCCACAACCCACCCCCTCAAAATGAGCTCTTACCTTTTTGGTGCCCCAACTCAGGATCCAAAAAGTATTGCTCGTCGGGGGTCCGGCCACTCTTGGTGAAGCGGACATTGTAGTTCTTCTGCATGGCGGGCCGTGATGTCAGTGGCCCGTTCCTAGATGGAAGGGTCAGTGCTCAGCTCGGTGGGGTCCCTGGGCTATTTGAAGATGACCCCTTGTGATCTTGGACAGGCAAGAGGCACAGTCcagatgtgggggaggggggcttccCTGGGTCACTGAAGTGAGAGAGAGACAATGGCCAGATGGCTGGGGGTTACTGTGGGGCCAGGTGGGGAGTACAGCGCGATAGGAGGTTGGTGCAGCCTGACCTGGGAAGCCACCAAGCAGAGCCAGACTCGAATCTAAGAGTAGGGAACTTCcccggcatggtggcacatgcctttaatcccagcactcaggagagagacaggggagACCTctcacaaagcaaaagaaaaaataacaaataaataaataaatgtggggaactcaacacgggggggggggcgggggaagagaagggacatCTGGGGTTAAAAGCGAAGCTGGTGTCTTCTGAGGAGACACAGGCAGAGGGAGTCAGGCGGCGAGTCTAGAAGAGCCAGAGCTGAGCTGGGAAAGATACTGTCTGGCCCAGGGCGATGGGAACCTGGGTGACTGGGGTTGGGGATCAGGACAGTGGTCCAGCCTACCACCGCATGCCCCCCACATCCCAGCCTGGGCTCTCAGTACCTACCTGGTGGTGGCCCCGCGGCCCCAGCTCCCTGCCGTGGCCCCGCGCAGGCCTGGCTAGAGCCCAGTGGCGCCCGCTCGGCCGGTTCTCCGGCGTGTGTCCCCGCCCTTTGGGCAGGCGCCTGGCCTGCTGCTCTCTAGGACTGGGTGCCCCGGACAGGATGAACCCAGGAGGGGGTGGAGAGTCCACAGCAACCCTCACACCAGGTTTCTGGACACCTCTgctgggagggaggaggcagaaaaCATCCCAACCGTCTGCTGGCTCCGGCGTGGCACAGCTGTGTGACCATGGGTCAATGACTTCATCTCTCTGGGCTTCCTCATTGATGAATAGGCCAGGCTGGCACCTGTTTCCTGAGGTTGTCAAAAGGATGAGTGCATCCAGCCCTTAGGGCCGGCACCAGCTGACCCATTTACCAAGTGCTGCTCTGAATGCCTCGCATAGATCCCCAGCAACCGGCTTCTGAGCCTGCCCACTCGGTAGCCCTCTTTATCACCACAGCCCACAGAAGTCGTGCccacttcacagatgagaaaTCTGAGGCCCAGAGACACAGAACCCCTTCCTTGCTCCAGACCACACAGAGCCGGGAATGAAAGGAAGTGGTGGCTACCAAGCCCTGTGCTTGGTCGGGCCAGGGTGGTGCTGGAAAAAATGGCACCCCACACTGTGGAATTCTTTCCTTGTGTCAGCGAGGGCCTGGGGGGCCACACTGCCTCCCGCTGTCAGGGCCTGGCTACTTCCCTCCGACTGTGGTTTCTTTCCTGCCAGCTGTCCTTCGAGCCCCTTCTTTGAGGAGTGTCCCCTGGCCCATCTAGGAGGCAGGGATGGATCCAGAGGTGAACCATGGGGTGCCGGTCCTGCTCACTAGGCTGTGTAGAAAATAAAGGCCAGAAATTCAAGGCTACTCGATCCATAGAGGGGACTAGGGTGGGGCCGAGCAGGCACGGGGTCATGCATGCAAATTGGAGTACCAAGAGTTTAGTtgtagggagctggag includes:
- the Nkpd1 gene encoding NTPase KAP family P-loop domain-containing protein 1 isoform X2, whose protein sequence is MQKNYNVRFTKSGRTPDEQYFLDPELGHQKDILTEDDVYCSCLAKTLCHVPVPVTVGFYAPFGCRLHMMLDKIMTLMQQEAAQRESEELQRVQWRPRRVRGWGVPQLLWFLVFLQPVITELHLRRRNVRFLFIRFSAWQYAGTDKLWAGLVTTLCEGIRHHYGALPFSVYSVLGNKPGGPRDGLCQREWHCRRRVCLALLALLAALCLGVGLLYLSLGGHAPGHTGRGVLKALGGAATTLSGSGLLMAVYSVGKHLFVSQRKKIERLVSREKFGSQLGFMCEVKKEVELLTDFLCFLEIYQRRRLRVVLEVTGLDTCYPERVVGVLNAINTLLSDSHAPFIFILVVDPSILAACLESAGNMKGTADNGYLFLNRTVTLPFSVPVMGRRTKLQFLHDAVRSRDDLLFRELTIKLQPQSQGSAAGEGTQLLAVETQADGERAQGRVDAEAARRIQEALCCLHDERDCLYEYVPDNVVSMRRIVNTVPITVRLLQQQQQQQPDRVGPTPRHAVAWVVLANQWPCRLSWVLQCLEDRQQAGGAPEGRARLWDVFCDNSRELHTMTKALQNVLDLDGDPELFERFLGTDFPFTVSEAQSLLRCTVNLDHSIRRRMGLIRAVSALKPPSPPKSPSRDDPQASRGASNAAGTSQVAHGSGHSREVHHPRDRTNGGKPRPMA
- the Nkpd1 gene encoding NTPase KAP family P-loop domain-containing protein 1 isoform X1; amino-acid sequence: MQKNYNVRFTKSGRTPDEQYFLDPELGHQKGCCRQWYQDPVATHALGPCQLPPKAHWQQAYHSHRGGSGCRRCPQPLILQRQRQQQQRQPPPLPPSPLRQRLCPVRGAQKGSPAVAAARMGPASAPQPAASSPTAVSATASSSPALPSASGALLEPSEPTEARPLPAPPACGSFTSYGADILTEDDVYCSCLAKTLCHVPVPVTVGFYAPFGCRLHMMLDKIMTLMQQEAAQRESEELQRVQWRPRRVRGWGVPQLLWFLVFLQPVITELHLRRRNVRFLFIRFSAWQYAGTDKLWAGLVTTLCEGIRHHYGALPFSVYSVLGNKPGGPRDGLCQREWHCRRRVCLALLALLAALCLGVGLLYLSLGGHAPGHTGRGVLKALGGAATTLSGSGLLMAVYSVGKHLFVSQRKKIERLVSREKFGSQLGFMCEVKKEVELLTDFLCFLEIYQRRRLRVVLEVTGLDTCYPERVVGVLNAINTLLSDSHAPFIFILVVDPSILAACLESAGNMKGTADNGYLFLNRTVTLPFSVPVMGRRTKLQFLHDAVRSRDDLLFRELTIKLQPQSQGSAAGEGTQLLAVETQADGERAQGRVDAEAARRIQEALCCLHDERDCLYEYVPDNVVSMRRIVNTVPITVRLLQQQQQQQPDRVGPTPRHAVAWVVLANQWPCRLSWVLQCLEDRQQAGGAPEGRARLWDVFCDNSRELHTMTKALQNVLDLDGDPELFERFLGTDFPFTVSEAQSLLRCTVNLDHSIRRRMGLIRAVSALKPPSPPKSPSRDDPQASRGASNAAGTSQVAHGSGHSREVHHPRDRTNGGKPRPMA